Proteins encoded within one genomic window of Pseudalkalibacillus sp. SCS-8:
- a CDS encoding carbon-nitrogen family hydrolase, translating into MKVAVIQMDIQFGNPQLNFEHVTKKIREACNEKADVIVLPELWTTGYDLKNLDDIGDPNGEKTIEFISSLAVTYHVNIIAGSVAVRKGNDVFNTMMVFDREGKMVKEYSKVHLFRLMNEEQYLTSGSDDGHFRIDDHPAAGFICYDIRFPEWMRKHALEGAKILFIPAEWPKPRNDHWRNLLITRAIENQCYVVACNRIGSDPANEFGGHSMVINPWGEIITEAEESETTLYADISIEELDEIRQRIPVYEDRRTDLY; encoded by the coding sequence TTGAAGGTAGCCGTTATTCAAATGGATATCCAATTTGGGAATCCACAACTGAACTTCGAACATGTAACGAAGAAAATCAGGGAAGCGTGTAATGAAAAAGCGGATGTCATCGTCCTACCAGAATTATGGACGACCGGTTATGACTTGAAAAATCTTGATGATATCGGAGATCCGAATGGAGAAAAAACCATCGAGTTCATCTCCTCCCTCGCCGTTACTTATCATGTCAATATCATCGCTGGCTCGGTAGCTGTTCGAAAAGGAAACGATGTATTCAACACGATGATGGTTTTCGACCGCGAAGGAAAGATGGTGAAAGAATACAGCAAGGTCCACTTATTCAGACTGATGAATGAAGAACAATATCTGACTTCAGGCAGTGACGATGGTCACTTCCGAATTGATGACCACCCCGCTGCAGGTTTCATCTGCTATGATATCCGGTTTCCGGAATGGATGCGCAAACATGCGCTTGAAGGTGCGAAGATCTTATTCATCCCGGCTGAATGGCCGAAGCCGAGAAACGATCACTGGCGTAACCTGTTGATTACGAGAGCCATCGAAAACCAATGCTATGTCGTTGCTTGTAATCGAATCGGTTCTGATCCTGCCAACGAATTCGGTGGACATTCCATGGTAATTAATCCATGGGGTGAAATCATCACAGAAGCAGAAGAGTCGGAGACCACGTTGTACGCTGATATCAGCATTGAGGAATTGGATGAAATCCGCCAACGCATCCCGGTCTATGAAGACCGCAGGACAGATTTATATTAG